CATGAGCGGGCGTGTGCCTTCGCGTGTTACCATAATGACGCTGCCGGAAACAGGTTCTTCGTGACGTGACAGAAAAATGGCAGACGGATTGCTGACGCCTTTCAAGCCTTGTTCGGTCATGGCGAACACGCCAAGTTCGTTGACCGCGCCGAAACGGTTTTTGACGGCGCGAATAATGCGGTAACGTCCGCCGGGGTCGCCTTCAAAATACAGTACGGTATCGACCATGTGTTCGAGGACACGCGGCCCTGCCAATGTGCCTTCTTTGGTGACATGACCGACCAGAAACATGGCGGTATTGGTTTGCTTGGCGAAACGCACCAGTTTAGCCGCTGATTCACGGATTTGGCTGACCGAGCCGGGGGCGGCTTGCAAACTGTCGGTAAACACGGTTTGGATAGAGTCAATCACCATCAACTGCGGTTTTTCTTGCACCACCAAACTGAGGATGGTTTCCACACAGGTTTCGGTGAGCAGGCGCAAGTGGTCGCTGGGTAGCCCTAAGCGTTTTGCACGTAAGCCCACTTGTTGCAGCGATTCTTCGCCGGTCACGTACAGGGTTTTCATTTCGGTTAAAGTGGCAAGCGTTTGCAGCAAAATGGTGGATTTGCCAATGCCGGGGTCGCCTCCGATCAGTACCACCGAGCCGGATACCAGTCCGCCGCCGAGTACCCGATCGAGTTCGGGTTGGTGGGTTAGAATGCGGGGTGCTTCACTCAAGCTCACTTCATTGAGGGAGCGGATCACGGCGGTTTCACCCGCGTAGCCCCCCGCCCGTTGATTAATTGCTGGTTTGCCTGTCGGTAGGCTTATGCTTTCTTCCAAGGTGTTCCATGCGCCGCACTCGCCGCATTGCCCGCTCCATTTGGGGTGCAGGCTGCCGCAGGCGGTGCAGTGGTATTGAAGCTTAACCTTACTCATCGTTATCGGCTGCTTTGCGCTGAATTTTGGGGTGAATGATCAGCGTTTTGACCGCATTGTTGCGGGTTTTGCGAATTTCCAAGGGGTAATCGTCAATCAGCATGGTCATGCCGGGGACGGGAATGGATTCGAGGTATTCCAGAATTAAACCGTTGATGGTATTGGCTTCTGCCGAGGTGAAATTGCTGCCCACTTCGCGGTTGATGTCGCGGATGGGAATGCTGCCATCCATCCAATAACTGCTGTCTGCCAAGCGGCGAATTTCGTGCGATTGATTGCTGGGAGCGCTTGAAAATTCACCGACAATTTCTTCTAAAATGTCTTCAAGGGCAACCAAGCCCAGGATTTCGCCGTATTCGTCTACGACCAAGGCAATGCGGCGATTTTCGGTTTTGAAGTTGATTAATTGTTGGGTTAATGGGGTGCTTTCTGGGATGAAGTACGCGGGGCGAATGCTGGCTTCAAAGCGTTCTTTGTCCAAATGCCCGTCACGGAACAGTGGCAAAAGTTTGCGTAGGTGCACAAAGCCAATAACGTTATCGAGACTTTCGCGATACACCAATAGGCGGGTGAAATTGCTATTGGTGATTTGTTCTTCGAGTTCGTTCCAATCGTCATCCAGATCCAAGCCGACCAGTTGGTTACGGGGAATCATAATGTCTTCCACCGTGGTGCTTTCCATGTCCATGACGCGTAATAGCATGTCGAGGTGCGTTTGGGGAATATGAGCGCCAGCAGCGCTGACAACTGTCCGTAATTCTTTATGATTCAATGATTCAGCCGGTTGCAATTTCTTGATAGGTTTGCGCCGCCCTAGCAGTAGGCAGAAAACGGGGGCTAACATGACCGCTATCAGCAAGTTAAGCAATACCACACCGATGGGGGTGAGAGTGATGTTCACGATCGGTTTACCAAAAACTCTAATACAAATTTGCTGCCAAAAAACGCCAGCATGAGGATGAAAAAGCCACTGAGTGTCCAGCGGATGGCGATGCGCCCGCGCCAGCCATAGCGCCAATGACCCACCAGCAATGCGGTGAACATAACCCATGCCACGATGGAGAGAATGGTTTTATGCACCAAATGTTGCGCAAACAAGTTGTCGACGTATAAAGCGCCGCTCAGTAATCCCAGCGACAACAGCATGACCCCCAGCGAGATCAATTTGAACAGCAATACTTCCATATCCAATAGCGGTGGCAAGGTGCGAATCAGTCCACCCGGCTGATGGTTGTGCAAATGCTTATTTTGCAGTGCCAGCAGCAGGGCTTGTAACGCTGCCAGCGTCAACATGCTGTAAGCCAATAATGATGTGAAAATATGCACGCCTAAGCCATTGTTTAAACTGATGGTGACGCTTTGATTAGAACCGAACAACGGTAACAGCATGGCGCTTGCGGTGAATGGCACGACGAAAATCCCCAAGGTTTCCAGTGGGCGCTTCAGCATGGTCATAAACAACAGGAGATTGCACAGCCACATAACAATTGAGCTGGCGGCAGCAAAACTGATGGATACGCCATTCACTTGCCAAATATGATTTACAATACTCCAACCGTGCAGACCCAGTGACAGCAACCACACTATCACCAGCAAGCGGCGGTAGTTAGGTGTGCGGGTTTGCAAGCGATCCCGCAGGCGCAGCCCAATCAGCAGCCATGTTGCCAGCCATGCCAGTGTAGCGAACAAGTTAAGTGTTATTGTCATTACTCAAACGGATTTCGTGGGTTAGGTGGTTCGGGAACGCATTCGTTATTGCTTTAATGCTATGATAGCAACTTGTGCCTGAATGGGACTAGCAAGAAGTCAAAATCATGTTCGAGAATTTAAGTGAACGTCTTTCGCAGACGGTAAAAAAACTACGCGGTCAGGCACGTCTGACCGACGACAATATTAAAGATGCCCTGCGTGATGTGCGGATGGCACTCTTAGAAGCTGACGTGGCGCTGCCGGTGGTGCGTGAATTCACCAATCGGGTGCGTGAACGGGCGATTGGGCAAGAGGTATTGGAAAGCCTTAGCCCCGGTCAAGCTTTGATCAAGGTGGTCAACGATGAGTTGGTTGCACTCATGGGCAAAGCCAACGAAACGCTGTCGCTGAATGCGCAACCACCTGCTGTTATTTTAATGGCAGGTTTGCAGGGTGCGGGTAAAACCACCACCGTCGGCAAATTGACCCGTTTCTTGAAAGAACGCCAGAACAAATCGGTGATGGTGGCGAGTTGTGACGTTTACCGCCCAGCGGCGATCAAACAGCTTGAAACCATTGCGGGGCAGACGGGCGGAATTTTCTTTCCCAGTGAAAATGCTCAGAAGCCGGTGGACATCGCTAAAGCCGCTGTAGCGCAGGCAAAACTCAAATACATGGATGTGCTGATCATTGATACTGCCGGACGCTTGCACGTCGACGCGGAGATGATGGCGGAAATCCAAGCTATCCATTCCGCTGTGAATCCGGTAGAAACGCTGTTTGTGGTGGATAGCATGACCGGGCAGGATGCTGCCAATACTGCTAAAGCGTTTGGTGATGCATTGCCGCTGACGGGCGTGGTGTTGACCAAAGCGGATGGCGACGCACGCGGTGGTGCGGCTTTGTCGGTGCGCTATATCACGGGCAAACCGATTAAGTTTGTGGGGATGGGCGAAAAGCTGGATGCGTTAGAGCCGTTCCACCCCGAACGCATGGCCTCGCGCATTTTGGGCATGGGTGATGTGCTGAGCTTGATTGAAGATGCGCAGCGTCAGGTTGATCATAAAAAAGCCGCAGAACTCGCCAAAAAGCTTAATAAGGGCAAATCGTTCGATTTTGAAGATTTGCGTGACCAAATGTTACAAATGGAAAAGATGGGCGGTGTGGCTGGCTTGATGGACAAGTTGCCGGGCATGGGGAATTTACCCGCTAATGTCAAAGAGCAGGGCAACGATAAAGAAGTGCGTCGCATGATTGCCATCATTAATTCTATGACGCTGGAAGAGCGCCGTAACCCGGATATTATTAAAGCATCGCGCAAGCGTAGGATTGCTGCGGGTTGCGGGCTACAGGTTCAGGATGTAAATCGCTTAATGAAACAGCATTTGCAGATGAGCAAAATGATGAAGCAGTTTTCTAAGGGTGGTTTGCGCAAACTGATGACTGGCATGAAAGGCAAGTTGCCGATGGGCGGTGGTTTCCCACCCATGGGTGGCTTTTCCGGGTAGGTATATTAGCTTTTTTCAATATTTCTGACGACCATTAAGGAAATTTACGCTAAGATGGGTTTGCCTACTGAATTGTCTAGTTGTATCATGCGCATCATCCA
The DNA window shown above is from Candidatus Thiothrix sulfatifontis and carries:
- the radA gene encoding DNA repair protein RadA, translating into MSKVKLQYHCTACGSLHPKWSGQCGECGAWNTLEESISLPTGKPAINQRAGGYAGETAVIRSLNEVSLSEAPRILTHQPELDRVLGGGLVSGSVVLIGGDPGIGKSTILLQTLATLTEMKTLYVTGEESLQQVGLRAKRLGLPSDHLRLLTETCVETILSLVVQEKPQLMVIDSIQTVFTDSLQAAPGSVSQIRESAAKLVRFAKQTNTAMFLVGHVTKEGTLAGPRVLEHMVDTVLYFEGDPGGRYRIIRAVKNRFGAVNELGVFAMTEQGLKGVSNPSAIFLSRHEEPVSGSVIMVTREGTRPLMVEVQALVDQSHGAVPRRVTLGLEQNRLAMLLAVLHRHAGISMFDQDVFINVVGGVKISETAADLSLLLAALSSFRNRPLPADLVVFGEVGLAGEIRPVPNGEERLREAAKHGFKQAIVAKGNKPRHPIEGMKVVAIARLEKAIEIVM
- a CDS encoding CBS domain-containing protein, with product MNITLTPIGVVLLNLLIAVMLAPVFCLLLGRRKPIKKLQPAESLNHKELRTVVSAAGAHIPQTHLDMLLRVMDMESTTVEDIMIPRNQLVGLDLDDDWNELEEQITNSNFTRLLVYRESLDNVIGFVHLRKLLPLFRDGHLDKERFEASIRPAYFIPESTPLTQQLINFKTENRRIALVVDEYGEILGLVALEDILEEIVGEFSSAPSNQSHEIRRLADSSYWMDGSIPIRDINREVGSNFTSAEANTINGLILEYLESIPVPGMTMLIDDYPLEIRKTRNNAVKTLIIHPKIQRKAADNDE
- the ccsA gene encoding cytochrome c biogenesis protein CcsA is translated as MTITLNLFATLAWLATWLLIGLRLRDRLQTRTPNYRRLLVIVWLLSLGLHGWSIVNHIWQVNGVSISFAAASSIVMWLCNLLLFMTMLKRPLETLGIFVVPFTASAMLLPLFGSNQSVTISLNNGLGVHIFTSLLAYSMLTLAALQALLLALQNKHLHNHQPGGLIRTLPPLLDMEVLLFKLISLGVMLLSLGLLSGALYVDNLFAQHLVHKTILSIVAWVMFTALLVGHWRYGWRGRIAIRWTLSGFFILMLAFFGSKFVLEFLVNRS
- the ffh gene encoding signal recognition particle protein, whose product is MFENLSERLSQTVKKLRGQARLTDDNIKDALRDVRMALLEADVALPVVREFTNRVRERAIGQEVLESLSPGQALIKVVNDELVALMGKANETLSLNAQPPAVILMAGLQGAGKTTTVGKLTRFLKERQNKSVMVASCDVYRPAAIKQLETIAGQTGGIFFPSENAQKPVDIAKAAVAQAKLKYMDVLIIDTAGRLHVDAEMMAEIQAIHSAVNPVETLFVVDSMTGQDAANTAKAFGDALPLTGVVLTKADGDARGGAALSVRYITGKPIKFVGMGEKLDALEPFHPERMASRILGMGDVLSLIEDAQRQVDHKKAAELAKKLNKGKSFDFEDLRDQMLQMEKMGGVAGLMDKLPGMGNLPANVKEQGNDKEVRRMIAIINSMTLEERRNPDIIKASRKRRIAAGCGLQVQDVNRLMKQHLQMSKMMKQFSKGGLRKLMTGMKGKLPMGGGFPPMGGFSG